The Ptiloglossa arizonensis isolate GNS036 chromosome 13, iyPtiAriz1_principal, whole genome shotgun sequence genome window below encodes:
- the LOC143153833 gene encoding RISC-loading complex subunit TARBP2: MNKTPVSILQEMMVKKQIVPDYELVHDGGGTHINTFTYKVTCDGLSANGTGRSKKDAKHEAAKAMLEAIAVDKGYPQLTATPTQSPVRTPLPPTIPESEKLPPNVPFVNAIGVLQDVCVENKLNEPEYVLISDIGPPHAKIFTIQCIVATFKEVGVAKTKKQAKQDAAKKMLHKITDLVADIKDKDLCSLEINEKKRKIEQANILKSYISLSTAKKVNLGFKLSDYHIKVKNCFSTDVSKDIIKNLESFIPQDHSNISDEFVEDFFFKVKKFLLTIELDILFMYLSSTNEDIHITAMRINTCPDIVQIATGKTEAEAKFHTLLKLINSMIFLLQ; encoded by the exons ATGAATAAAACACCTGTATCTATTCTGCAAGAAATGATGGTAAAAAAACAAATAGTGCCTGACTATGAACTTGTACATGATGGAGGTGGAACACATATAAATACCTTTACCTACAAAGTTACATGCGATGGGCTTAGTGCAAATGGTACTGGACGTTCTAAGAAAGATGCAAAGCACGAAGCTGCGAAAGCAATGTTGGAAGCTATTGCAGTGGATAAAGGTTATCCACAATTGACAGCAACACCAACACAATCACCCGTAAGAACACCCTTACCTCCTACAATTCCAGAATCGGAAAAACTTCCACCAAATGTTCCCTTTGTTAATGCCATAGGTGTTTTACAA GACGTATGTGTCGAGAACAAGTTAAACGAACCTGAATATGTATTAATTAGTGACATTGGACCACctcatgcaaaaatttttaccATACAATGTATAGTAGCAACCTTTAAAGAAGTTGGTGTTGCAAAAACGAAAAAGCAAGCTAAACAAGATGCTGCCAAAAAGATGTTACATAAAATAACTGACTTAGTAGCTGATATTAAAGATAAGGATTTGTGTTCTTTGGAAatcaatgaaaagaaaagaaaaattgaacagGCTAACATTCTAAAAAGTTATATTTCATTAAGTACAGCAAAAAAAGTTAACTTGGGTTTTAAATTATCGGATTATCATATAAAGGTAAAGAATTGTTTTAGTACAGACGTATCTAAAGACATTATCAAAAACTTAGAATCTTTTAtaccccaagaccatagtaATATTTCTGACGAATTTgtagaagattttttttttaaagttaagaaatttttattaaccATAGAGTTAGATATTTTGTTTATGTATTTATCATCTACAAATGAAGATATTCACATCACAGCAATGAGAATAAACACTTGCCCTGATATTGTGCAAATTGCAACAGGAAAAACGGAAGCAGAAGCTAAATTTCACACACtgctaaaattaataaattctatGATATTTCTTTTGCAGTAA
- the LOC143154134 gene encoding uncharacterized protein LOC143154134, with translation MDAIDDPYQRHLFDNGSTFNVYEENITNLSVGAPGPDLLQHCVEMIKKATDHRLEEEKKEGNYYLFQYGTTAGLWECREELAGFLTRRYGDPVKRENLILTCGASHGLQLLLNTVVSPNGIIFVEEVTYMIALDTFKQFPLMKVVTVPMKNDTVDVDAFEKIVAEEKKNGDFLLNDEKIFWAMFYTIPTFHNPTGTTLPPASCKRLVNIARNNSIMVTCDDVYNLLYYGNGSPPQRLFFYDDPIDPNYKYGNIVSNGSFSKILSPAIRFGWIECPPRIAKILRSSGILCSGGAVNHYISGVITSLLHLKIEDEYLDNIINIYTERLSVLCDTLDHYLPKCCSYRRPSGGYFVWIHLPPEVNGSDFIKWCQNIYQVSAIPGTRFSYTGKCNNFLRLSIAFHRKEILRTSSETLCKALTDYITK, from the exons ATGGACGCGATCGACGATCCGTATCAGAGACATCTTTTTGATAATGGTTCCACGTTTAAtgtttacgaagaaaatattacgaatttgTCGGTCGGTGCACCCGGTCCTGACCTATTACAACACTGCgtggaaatgataaaaaaagcaACGGATCATAGACTG gaagaagagaagaaggaaggGAATTATTATCTTTTTCAATATGGCACGACAGCGGGCCTGTGGGAATGCCGTGAAGAATTGGCAGGCTTTCTCACCAGGCGATACGGTGATCCGGTAAAACGAGAAAATTTAATCTTGACTTGCGGAGCCTCGCACGGTCTTCAGCTATTATTAAACACCGTTGTTTCGCCAAATGGAATAATTTTCGTAGAAGAGGTCACTTACATGATAGCATTGGATACCTTCAAGCAATTTCCCTTGATGAAAGTAGTAACCG TACCGATGAAAAACGATACCGTAGACGTAGACGCGTTTGAGAAAATAGTAgcagaggagaaaaaaaatggtgACTTCCTTCTCAACGACGAGAAAATATTCTGGGCCATGTTTTACACTATTCCTACTTTCCACAACCCGACTGGAACAACATTGCCGCCAG CAAGTTGCAAGCGTTTGGTCAATATAGCACGAAATAATTCTATAATGGTTACTTGCGACGACGTGTACAATTTACTTTATTACGGAAATGGTTCTCCACCGCAACGACTGTTTTTTTATGATGACCCAATAGATCCCAATTACAAATATGGTAATATTGTATCGAACGGTTCATTTTCAAAGATTCTTTCACCGGCAATCCGTTTTGGATGGATTGAATGCCCACCGCGGATAGCCAAGATCCTTAGATCATC aGGAATTTTATGCAGCGGTGGCGCAGTTAATCACTACATTTCCGGTGTTATTACAAGTCTACTACATCTAAAGATCGAAGACGAGTATCTAGATAACATTATCAATATTTATACG GAAAGACTATCAGTATTATGCGATACGTTGGATCACTATTTACCAAAATGTTGTTCGTATCGACGACCTAGCGGTGGTTACTTTGTATGGATTCATCTTCCACCAG AAGTAAATGGTAGTGATTTCATTAAATGGTGTCAGAACATATATCAAGTATCCGCTATACCAGGGACACGATTTTCATACACAGGAAAATGTAATAACTTTTTACGACTCAGTATAGCTTTTCACAGGAAAGAGATTTTAAGAACTTCCTCCGAAACTCTTTGCAAAGCTTTAACAGATTACATAACTAAATAA
- the Mrrf1 gene encoding mitochondrial ribosome recycling factor 1 translates to MNLQQILKLRILGLNNCLRNLNNCSNLSSINYFSTTHTFLKNKDQCKVQKSKSVNLNELAEVVNTDRMMLEFDKVVDDFKKAMVKHVGVRTSIGAIEELIVKFDGDEYKLQELAEIVRKPKLIVLNLSAFPQTIPSILEMLLKSQMNLNPQQEGTTLYIPLPRITREYRERLSKASKSYFVTCKDNITNIRNKHIKNVKQKKDLSEDVIFRVEGYISTISKNYINEVQILLDIKQKELLGESE, encoded by the exons ATGAATTTACAACAAATCTTAAAACTTCGTATTTTAGgattaaataattgtttaaggAATTTAAACAATTGTTCTAATTTGAGTAGTATTAACTATTTTTCAACCACGCACacctttttaaaaaataaagatcaATGTAAAGTACAAAAATCAAAGTCTGTGAATTTAAATGAATTGGCTGAGGTTGTAAATACAGATCGTATGATGTTAGAATTTGACAAAGTAGTTGACGACTTTAAAAAAGCGATGGTAAAACATGTGGGTGTACGTACGAGTATAGGTGCTATCGAAGAACTAATTGTAAAATTTGATGGAGACGAATATAAACTTCAAGAACTTGCAGAAATTGTACGGAAACCTAAACTGATAGTATTGAATCTATCTGCATTTCCACAAACAATTCCAAGTATTCTTGAAATGCTATTAAAGTCTCAAATGAATTTAAACCCGCAACAAGAGGGTACAACGCTTTATATTCCATTACCTAG AATTACAAGAGAATACAGAGAACGTTTATCAAAGGCATCAAAATCGTATTTTGTCACCTGCAAAGATAATATTACCAATATACGGAATAAACATATAAAGAATGTGAAACAGAAAAAAGATTTATCCGAGGATGTCATTTTTAGAGTCGAAGGCTATATAAGTACTATAAGTAAGAATTATATTAACGAGGTACAAATATTATTGGATATAAAACAAAAAGAACTTTTAGGtgaatctgaataa